TAAACAAGGCTCACTATAATATTGAGGAACTCATAAATGTTGAGAAGCTGGAGATAACAAAAGTAATGCCGGACAAGATTGTCATCAAGGTCAAGGAAGCGCCGGCCATCTGCGCGGTCAACTATGACAGCAAGATCAATTACATCAACCGTGAGGGGCTTCTGGTAGAGCGCAGTGAGTATCTCCGCAAGACGGATATTCCCATTGTCACAGGCTTCACGGATATTACCATTGACAAAATCGGGCAGCCGGTCACCTTCAGTCCAGACTGGAAGTTTGACACAGTCATGGAGATTCTGAAGACCTTCCAGAACGATGGAAACCTTACGAAGGTTTCGGAAGTGGGTATTACGGAAAACAATACCTATCGGATCATTACAAAAAATAACGTGGTGATGACAGTGTCGGATCTGGATAACTTTAAGGGCTCTTACGATTATATCAATACGGTTTTTTCCGAAAACAAGAGCAATCTGGACATCAATCTGACGACTGGCGGCAACAAACCGATTCTGAAACCAAGATAAACTGAGGTGAAGGCTTGAAGCGAAAAGGCAGTTTGGCCATTGCGTTAATATGTATTTTTGTGGGGGTATTGATCATCCTTCAAATGAAGACAGTGGACCAGCTGGGCGGAACGGTCGATTCCGAGCGCGCCGGTGATCTGGCTGCTGAAGTGAAGGCCCTCGAAAACAAAAATGACGAGCTGAACAACCAGCTCGAAGACCTCGAGAACCAGCTGGCTAATTATGAATCCAACGCCGCTGGAACCGATGATGTCATAAAGAAAAAACAGCAGGAGCTGGAAAAGGAGCGGGTGCTGGCAGGTGTAACGGATGTGACGGGTTCAGGCCTGGTCATCACCATTGATACCGACAGCACAGATTATGACGCCTCCCTTTATTCCAAAAGCTCCGACCTGCTGCTCTCACTGGTA
This region of Eubacterium sp. 1001713B170207_170306_E7 genomic DNA includes:
- a CDS encoding DUF881 domain-containing protein, which translates into the protein MKRKGSLAIALICIFVGVLIILQMKTVDQLGGTVDSERAGDLAAEVKALENKNDELNNQLEDLENQLANYESNAAGTDDVIKKKQQELEKERVLAGVTDVTGSGLVITIDTDSTDYDASLYSKSSDLLLSLVNELNAAGAEAISINGERLINTSEIRQAGSYININRNKYGAPFEVKVIGNSQDLSAAIKMRAGVVDVMQSNKLKVSISQEDNVLVKAYSGVIDFKYATPVSGSGADE
- a CDS encoding FtsQ-type POTRA domain-containing protein; translation: MDEKLQRRKKLKKNKRKRLLKYVTLLVVAVSILFVFVFVMARAISAGVFNIKHIEVIGNEVVDSETIVETSGINEGESIFWVDLNKAHYNIEELINVEKLEITKVMPDKIVIKVKEAPAICAVNYDSKINYINREGLLVERSEYLRKTDIPIVTGFTDITIDKIGQPVTFSPDWKFDTVMEILKTFQNDGNLTKVSEVGITENNTYRIITKNNVVMTVSDLDNFKGSYDYINTVFSENKSNLDINLTTGGNKPILKPR